Proteins co-encoded in one Dyella japonica A8 genomic window:
- a CDS encoding LptM family lipoprotein: MKRLLGCVALLVLVAGLVACGPPKKSVFPPTVSIQEMTTRPDGQWRLTVRIQNNSYGSMDFHAIDGELKVADGVPVRLHTRFDLDIPAFAADVTQIDVLPTPEMTTAIKAAAVKGSAGGVAYAISGNASAKPEQEKEARDFSFHGNDWLSPVPGIPNTWR; this comes from the coding sequence ATGAAACGACTTCTCGGCTGTGTGGCGCTTCTCGTGCTGGTGGCAGGCCTGGTGGCCTGCGGGCCGCCGAAGAAGAGCGTGTTCCCGCCGACCGTGAGCATCCAGGAAATGACCACCCGGCCTGACGGCCAGTGGCGCCTGACCGTGCGCATCCAGAACAACAGCTACGGCTCCATGGATTTCCACGCCATCGATGGCGAGCTGAAGGTCGCCGACGGCGTGCCGGTGCGCCTGCATACCCGCTTCGACCTCGACATCCCCGCCTTTGCCGCCGACGTGACCCAGATCGACGTGCTGCCGACGCCGGAGATGACCACCGCCATCAAGGCGGCCGCGGTGAAGGGCAGCGCCGGCGGCGTCGCCTACGCCATCAGCGGCAACGCCAGCGCCAAGCCCGAACAGGAAAAGGAAGCCCGCGATTTCAGTTTCCACGGCAATGACTGGCTCTCGCCGGTGCCGGGGATTCCCAACACCTGGCGCTGA
- a CDS encoding acyl-CoA dehydrogenase C-terminal domain-containing protein — protein MTIYKAPLDDQRFALFDVLGAEAVLTKLQGGDGHTRDLLDAVLEEAGRLSEAVLAPFNASGDEEGCHFDKATHTVTTPKGFKEAFKAFAEGGWTGLTQPEHFGGQALPNVMGTATTEIFQSGNLSWSLYPLLSEGACHAMELHGTEEQQNTYLKPIVEGRWTGTMCLTEPQAGSDLGLLKTRAEPGENGSWKITGTKIFISAGEHDLAENIIHLVLARLPDAPAGSRGISMFIVPKFKVKADGSLGERNAAAAGAIEHKMGLRGSATCVMNFDAAEGYLIGAPNKGLAAMFTMMNAARLGVGVQGLALSERALQNSLNYARERLQGRALSGPKFPEKPADNLLVQPDVRRMLLTQRALVEACRTLLLYTSLQTDVEARGADEATRKQASDLVAFLIPIAKGVVTELAQECTKEALQVYGGHGYIAENGVEQFVRDARIITLYEGTTGIQAADLLGRKILQLQGAGFKLFLQEIQAFCQQHIQDAALASYIAPLAKHAKEWADLTMALAQRVQANPEELGAAAMDYLYYSGYIALAYMWARNVAALANGNQQEAFKQAKRDTATFYFARILPRCLTHKAAIEAGVDTLPAIA, from the coding sequence ATGACGATCTACAAGGCCCCCCTCGACGACCAGCGTTTCGCCCTTTTCGACGTGCTCGGTGCGGAAGCCGTGCTCACCAAGCTGCAGGGTGGCGACGGCCACACGCGCGATCTGCTGGACGCGGTGCTCGAGGAAGCCGGTCGCCTGAGCGAAGCTGTGCTCGCCCCGTTCAACGCCAGCGGCGATGAGGAAGGCTGCCACTTCGACAAGGCCACCCACACGGTGACCACGCCGAAGGGCTTCAAGGAGGCTTTCAAGGCCTTCGCCGAGGGTGGCTGGACCGGCCTGACCCAGCCGGAGCATTTCGGCGGCCAGGCGCTGCCGAACGTGATGGGCACGGCCACCACTGAAATCTTCCAGTCCGGCAACCTCTCGTGGAGCCTGTACCCGCTGCTGTCCGAAGGCGCCTGCCACGCGATGGAGCTGCACGGCACCGAGGAGCAGCAGAACACCTACCTCAAGCCCATCGTCGAAGGCCGCTGGACCGGCACCATGTGCCTCACCGAGCCGCAGGCCGGCTCGGACCTGGGCCTGCTCAAGACCCGCGCCGAACCCGGCGAGAACGGCAGCTGGAAGATCACCGGCACCAAGATCTTCATCAGCGCCGGCGAGCATGACCTGGCCGAAAACATCATCCACCTGGTGCTGGCCCGCCTGCCCGACGCACCGGCCGGCAGCCGTGGCATCTCGATGTTCATCGTGCCGAAGTTCAAGGTGAAGGCCGACGGCTCGCTGGGCGAGCGCAACGCGGCCGCCGCCGGCGCCATCGAGCACAAGATGGGCCTGCGTGGCTCGGCCACCTGCGTGATGAACTTCGACGCCGCCGAGGGCTACCTGATCGGCGCGCCGAACAAGGGCCTGGCCGCCATGTTCACCATGATGAACGCCGCCCGCCTCGGCGTGGGCGTGCAGGGCCTGGCGCTGTCCGAGCGCGCGCTGCAGAACAGCCTGAACTATGCCCGCGAGCGCCTGCAGGGCCGCGCACTGTCGGGTCCGAAGTTCCCGGAGAAGCCGGCCGACAACCTGCTGGTGCAGCCGGACGTGCGCCGCATGCTGCTCACCCAGCGCGCTCTTGTCGAAGCCTGCCGCACGCTGCTGCTGTACACCTCGCTGCAGACCGACGTGGAAGCACGCGGCGCGGATGAAGCCACCCGCAAGCAGGCCAGCGATCTCGTTGCCTTCCTGATCCCGATCGCCAAGGGCGTGGTCACGGAACTGGCGCAGGAGTGCACCAAGGAAGCGCTGCAGGTGTACGGCGGCCACGGCTACATTGCCGAGAACGGCGTGGAGCAGTTCGTGCGCGACGCCCGCATCATCACGCTGTACGAAGGCACCACCGGCATCCAGGCCGCGGACCTGCTGGGCCGCAAGATCCTCCAGCTGCAGGGCGCGGGCTTCAAGCTCTTTCTGCAGGAGATCCAGGCGTTCTGCCAGCAGCACATCCAGGACGCCGCGCTCGCCAGTTACATCGCTCCGCTCGCCAAGCACGCCAAGGAATGGGCCGACCTCACCATGGCCCTCGCCCAGCGCGTGCAGGCCAACCCGGAAGAACTGGGCGCCGCGGCCATGGACTACCTGTACTACTCCGGCTACATCGCGCTCGCCTACATGTGGGCGCGCAACGTGGCGGCGCTGGCCAACGGCAACCAGCAGGAAGCCTTCAAGCAGGCCAAGCGCGACACGGCGACGTTCTACTTCGCCCGCATCCTGCCGCGCTGCCTGACTCACAAGGCCGCCATCGAGGCTGGCGTGGATACCCTCCCCGCCATCGCCTGA
- the fusA gene encoding elongation factor G, with protein MSYNTENIRNIALAGHAGAGKTTLFEALLHAGGVIQTQGSVERGTTQSDTDEQEKTRGHSIDTAIAAVPFGKSHINLIDTAGYADFRGPTLSAFAAVETVAIVVNAANGIEYGTRRIMERAAERRLARVLVVNKIDMEGAPLGALVDALRDEFGTQCLPVNLPADGGRQVLDCFFHGEGTTDFSSLADAHQRILDQVVEINETVMGHYLDSGEGELNPQELHDAFEQCLREGHLVPICFVSARTGAGVREFLELADRLLPNPAEGNPPPFLNGDGEEITVNADPLQHVIADVFKIVNDPFVGKLGVFRVWQGTVRRDTQLYIDESKKPFKVGHLFRLRGKTHEEIDQAIPGDIAAVAKVEEIHFDAVLHDSHDEDRIHLAPVRFPQPMFGLALEPKHKGQEQKLSQAIGRLAEEDPCFRVEHHKELNETVVRGLSDLHLKIMLERMKDRYSVEVNTHPPRIAYRETIAGRAEGHHRHKKQTGGAGQFGEVFLRVEPLDRGAGFEFVDAVKGGVIPGQFLPAIEKGIRQALEAGAIAGYPIQDVRVTVYDGKYHPVDSKEVAFISAGKKAFLDAVGKARPIVLEPIVDVEVAIPEASVGDVTGGLAGKRARIMGTDSLRGGEIVIKAQAPLAELTDYPTELKAMTGGRGRYSLDLSHYEPVPPPVQKQLAEAWKPHVDDD; from the coding sequence GTGTCGTACAACACGGAAAACATCCGCAACATCGCGCTCGCCGGACATGCCGGCGCCGGCAAGACCACGCTGTTCGAAGCACTGCTGCATGCCGGTGGCGTCATCCAGACCCAGGGTTCGGTGGAGCGCGGCACTACGCAATCGGACACGGACGAGCAGGAAAAGACGCGTGGCCATTCGATCGACACGGCCATCGCCGCGGTGCCGTTCGGCAAGAGCCACATCAATCTCATCGACACGGCGGGCTACGCCGATTTCCGCGGCCCCACGCTGTCGGCCTTCGCCGCGGTGGAAACCGTGGCCATCGTGGTCAATGCCGCCAACGGTATCGAGTACGGCACGCGCCGCATCATGGAGCGCGCCGCCGAGCGGCGGCTTGCGCGCGTGCTGGTGGTCAACAAGATCGACATGGAGGGCGCGCCGCTGGGTGCGCTCGTCGACGCGCTGCGCGATGAATTCGGCACCCAGTGCCTGCCGGTGAACCTGCCGGCCGATGGCGGCAGGCAGGTGCTCGATTGCTTCTTCCACGGCGAAGGCACCACCGACTTTTCGTCACTGGCCGATGCACACCAGCGCATCCTCGACCAGGTGGTGGAGATCAACGAAACCGTGATGGGCCACTATCTCGACTCGGGCGAAGGCGAACTGAACCCGCAGGAATTGCACGACGCCTTCGAGCAATGCCTGCGCGAAGGACACCTCGTGCCGATCTGCTTCGTCAGCGCGCGCACCGGCGCGGGGGTCCGGGAATTCCTGGAACTGGCCGACCGGCTGCTGCCCAACCCCGCCGAGGGCAACCCGCCGCCCTTCCTCAATGGCGACGGCGAGGAAATCACCGTCAATGCCGATCCGTTGCAGCACGTGATCGCGGACGTGTTCAAGATCGTCAACGATCCCTTCGTCGGCAAACTCGGCGTGTTTCGCGTATGGCAGGGCACGGTGCGCCGCGATACGCAGCTATACATCGACGAAAGCAAGAAGCCCTTCAAGGTGGGCCACCTGTTCCGCCTGCGCGGCAAGACGCACGAGGAAATCGACCAGGCCATTCCCGGCGACATCGCGGCCGTGGCGAAAGTGGAGGAAATCCACTTCGATGCCGTGCTGCACGATTCGCACGACGAGGACCGCATCCACCTCGCGCCGGTGCGTTTCCCTCAGCCCATGTTCGGCCTGGCGCTGGAACCCAAGCACAAGGGGCAGGAACAGAAGCTTTCGCAGGCCATCGGTCGCCTGGCGGAGGAAGACCCCTGCTTCCGCGTGGAACACCACAAGGAGCTCAACGAGACCGTGGTGCGCGGCCTTTCCGACCTGCACCTGAAAATCATGCTCGAACGCATGAAAGACCGTTACAGCGTGGAAGTGAACACGCACCCGCCGCGCATCGCCTATCGCGAAACCATCGCGGGCCGCGCGGAAGGACATCACCGTCACAAGAAGCAGACCGGCGGCGCCGGGCAGTTCGGCGAGGTATTCCTGCGCGTCGAGCCGCTGGACCGCGGCGCGGGCTTCGAGTTTGTCGACGCGGTCAAGGGCGGGGTCATTCCGGGGCAATTCCTGCCGGCCATCGAGAAGGGCATCCGGCAGGCGCTGGAGGCCGGCGCGATTGCCGGCTATCCCATCCAGGACGTGCGCGTGACGGTGTACGACGGCAAATACCATCCGGTCGACTCCAAGGAAGTCGCCTTCATCAGCGCCGGCAAGAAAGCCTTCCTCGATGCCGTGGGCAAGGCGCGGCCAATCGTGCTGGAGCCCATCGTCGACGTGGAGGTGGCCATTCCCGAGGCCAGCGTGGGCGACGTCACCGGCGGGCTGGCGGGCAAGCGCGCGCGCATCATGGGCACCGACTCCCTGCGCGGCGGTGAAATCGTCATCAAGGCCCAGGCGCCACTGGCGGAACTGACGGACTATCCCACCGAACTGAAGGCGATGACGGGCGGCCGTGGGCGCTACAGCCTGGACCTGAGCCACTACGAACCCGTGCCGCCGCCGGTGCAGAAACAGCTGGCCGAGGCCTGGAAACCGCACGTGGACGACGACTGA
- a CDS encoding GreA/GreB family elongation factor produces the protein MSRSFVKDADESVGERLPDIPLSEHPNYVTPHGNAQLRERLVALRERRDALRTATDTLLQQRELAEVERELKWLNARVGSAIEVDLAQQPRDRVAFGAVVTVDSDEGEARYRIVGEDEADVEHGRVSYVSPLAKALLGARVGEEVTWQRPAGDLSVEVVGIDYPSD, from the coding sequence ATGAGCCGCTCCTTCGTGAAGGATGCGGACGAGTCCGTCGGCGAACGGCTGCCGGATATCCCGCTGAGCGAACACCCCAACTACGTGACGCCGCACGGCAACGCCCAGTTGCGCGAGCGTCTGGTCGCGCTGCGCGAACGGCGCGATGCGTTGCGCACGGCAACGGATACGCTGCTGCAGCAACGCGAGCTGGCCGAGGTGGAGCGCGAGCTCAAATGGCTCAACGCGCGCGTGGGCAGCGCCATCGAAGTGGATCTGGCGCAGCAACCGCGCGACCGCGTGGCGTTCGGCGCCGTGGTGACGGTCGACAGCGACGAAGGCGAAGCCCGCTACCGCATCGTCGGCGAGGACGAAGCCGACGTGGAGCACGGACGGGTCAGCTACGTCTCGCCGCTGGCCAAGGCCTTGCTCGGCGCGCGGGTGGGGGAGGAAGTGACGTGGCAGCGGCCGGCGGGGGATCTCAGCGTCGAGGTGGTCGGGATCGACTATCCGAGCGACTGA
- a CDS encoding GNAT family N-acetyltransferase: protein MSDATYLIRLAEDDDDFILGLVPRFVDFSLPPWRRRHECIEGIRNDLRRHLDEQPVNSYLFVAEDDGGELVGFIHLQKTQDYFTGRSNCHISDLAVVQAHEGRGVGRALLEHAEDWAREHRCQLVTLAVFPGNERARAVYENAGYAADLLRLAKPVR from the coding sequence ATGAGCGATGCCACGTACCTGATTCGTCTGGCCGAGGACGACGACGACTTCATCCTCGGTCTGGTGCCCCGTTTCGTGGACTTCTCCCTGCCGCCGTGGCGGCGACGCCACGAGTGCATCGAAGGCATCCGCAACGACCTGCGTCGCCATCTCGACGAACAACCGGTGAACAGCTATCTGTTCGTGGCCGAAGATGACGGTGGCGAACTGGTCGGCTTCATCCACCTGCAGAAGACGCAGGACTATTTCACCGGCCGCAGCAACTGCCATATCTCGGACCTCGCCGTCGTCCAGGCGCACGAAGGGCGCGGCGTCGGCCGCGCGCTGCTCGAACACGCGGAAGACTGGGCGCGCGAGCATCGCTGCCAGCTGGTGACGCTGGCGGTGTTCCCCGGCAACGAGCGGGCGCGCGCGGTGTATGAAAACGCCGGCTACGCCGCGGACCTGCTGCGACTGGCCAAGCCCGTGCGCTGA
- a CDS encoding SET domain-containing protein: protein MTRRIVARRSPIHGNGVFAVEPIKKGEEIIEYKGTLMTHAEADVLYGDGGETGHTFLFTLNDEFLIDANRKGNTARWINHSCDPNCQAVIEESADDNPRKDRVLIEAIRNIKPGEELTYDYGIVLDVPHTARLKKLWKCLCGSKNCTGTLLKSKR from the coding sequence ATGACCCGACGTATCGTTGCCCGCCGCTCCCCCATCCATGGCAATGGCGTATTCGCCGTTGAACCGATCAAGAAGGGTGAGGAAATCATCGAGTACAAGGGCACGCTGATGACTCACGCCGAAGCCGACGTGCTCTACGGCGACGGTGGCGAGACCGGGCACACGTTCCTGTTCACGCTCAACGATGAGTTCCTGATCGACGCCAACCGCAAGGGCAATACGGCGCGCTGGATCAACCATAGCTGCGACCCGAACTGCCAGGCGGTGATCGAGGAGAGCGCCGACGACAACCCGCGCAAAGACCGCGTGCTGATCGAGGCGATCCGCAATATCAAGCCGGGCGAAGAACTCACCTACGACTACGGCATCGTCCTGGACGTGCCGCACACCGCCCGCCTGAAGAAGCTGTGGAAGTGCCTGTGCGGTTCGAAGAACTGCACGGGGACGTTGCTGAAGTCCAAGCGCTGA